The following coding sequences are from one candidate division KSB1 bacterium window:
- the nusA gene encoding transcription termination factor NusA, protein MKSDIVEAFSAIAKEKNIEKEVLGEILESTILGIIKKKYGKTDNFDIFVSLDKGEIEIYQNKTIVEEVIDEVEEVDLESARKVEPDLEIGDEFIEIIDPKSFGRRLIVSAKQNLNQKIKDAEKEILYEEFKNRVGEIIVGDVRQIYRDELYLNIEKTEVILPKSEQIHTERYRRGDHVRAIISAVEKTNRGLEIIISRASPKILIRLFELEVPEIYDGIIEIKRVAREPGERAKIAVLSNDKRIDALGACVGMKGIRIQSISKELNNEKIDVINWHGDPGIFIARALSPAKVYKVIVDQNKKKAIAVLTEDQISLAIGRGGQNRRLASRLAEYDIEIIKESEYTKIMEGKIGTGDSGEDLKDLKGLTPGMLKKLTKAGLSTIEEVEDAGVEGLSELPGIGEKTAKKIIDLVKNN, encoded by the coding sequence ATGAAGAGCGATATTGTTGAAGCCTTCTCAGCGATTGCAAAAGAAAAGAACATTGAAAAGGAAGTCCTCGGTGAAATTTTAGAAAGCACCATTCTTGGAATCATTAAGAAAAAATATGGCAAGACTGATAATTTCGACATCTTTGTTAGTCTGGACAAGGGCGAAATCGAAATTTATCAAAATAAAACAATCGTAGAGGAAGTTATCGATGAAGTTGAAGAGGTCGACCTTGAATCTGCGAGAAAGGTTGAACCGGATCTCGAGATTGGCGATGAATTTATAGAAATTATCGACCCGAAAAGTTTCGGCCGAAGGTTAATCGTTTCTGCTAAGCAAAATCTAAATCAAAAAATAAAAGACGCTGAGAAGGAAATCCTCTACGAAGAATTTAAGAATCGTGTTGGCGAAATCATAGTAGGTGATGTTCGTCAAATCTACCGCGATGAGCTTTACTTAAATATTGAAAAAACTGAAGTAATACTGCCTAAATCAGAGCAGATTCATACCGAACGTTATCGACGTGGGGATCATGTAAGAGCAATCATTAGTGCCGTTGAGAAGACAAATCGTGGGCTTGAGATTATAATTTCAAGAGCATCTCCAAAGATTTTAATTCGTCTTTTTGAACTGGAGGTGCCCGAAATTTATGATGGTATTATTGAGATCAAAAGAGTCGCGAGAGAACCTGGCGAGCGTGCAAAAATTGCGGTTCTTTCAAACGACAAACGCATTGATGCTCTTGGCGCCTGCGTGGGTATGAAGGGGATTCGCATTCAATCTATCAGCAAAGAACTCAACAATGAAAAGATTGACGTCATTAATTGGCATGGTGATCCTGGCATTTTTATTGCCAGGGCCTTAAGTCCGGCTAAAGTCTACAAAGTAATTGTTGATCAAAATAAAAAGAAGGCAATTGCTGTTTTGACTGAAGACCAGATTTCTTTAGCTATTGGGAGAGGTGGACAAAACAGACGGCTGGCCTCGCGATTAGCAGAATATGATATTGAGATTATCAAAGAGTCTGAATATACAAAGATCATGGAAGGCAAAATTGGAACAGGTGATTCGGGTGAAGATTTGAAAGATTTAAAAGGGTTGACTCCCGGCATGCTCAAAAAACTAACGAAAGCAGGCCTTTCAACCATTGAAGAAGTTGAGGATGCGGGAGTGGAGGGGCTTTCCGAACTTCCGGGCATTGGTGAAAAAACCGCCAAAAAAATTATTGATCTCGTTAAGAATAATTAA
- a CDS encoding ribosome maturation factor RimP → MKEKIEKLLVPILAAENAELVEMQINGRIGNQTIKVFIDCEEGTTLEKCTKISREFSDRLDIEDIIPDKYRIEVSSPGLDRPLRRLQDFSRNLNREVDIVYEDVMELKSFHGKIVDVSNEAVQLKGKKEFMTIPISKIKNGKLRLPW, encoded by the coding sequence ATGAAAGAAAAGATAGAAAAATTGTTGGTGCCAATATTGGCCGCAGAGAATGCTGAGCTGGTAGAAATGCAAATTAATGGGAGGATCGGCAACCAAACAATAAAAGTGTTCATTGACTGTGAAGAAGGAACCACTTTGGAGAAATGTACGAAAATCAGCCGGGAATTTTCAGACAGGTTAGACATTGAAGACATCATTCCGGATAAATATCGCATCGAGGTTTCCTCCCCGGGACTGGATAGACCCTTGAGGAGATTACAGGATTTTTCACGAAATCTAAATAGAGAAGTAGATATTGTTTATGAAGACGTCATGGAACTTAAGAGTTTTCATGGCAAAATTGTCGACGTTTCAAATGAAGCAGTTCAATTAAAAGGCAAGAAAGAATTCATGACGATTCCGATTTCCAAAATTAAAAATGGGAAATTACGCTTGCCGTGGTAA